CATAAAGAGTAAAGGCATCCACTCCTGCAATCTGTTTTGCCGATCGAGCCAGAATTTCCACCAGCAATTTTTCACCCCGTTCCAAAGTTTGCCGAAAACGGTCCTCTTCCCTTGTCAGTTCTTCTTTGATGGTATTGGCTTTGTTTTGCAGTTCAGGATAGGCAGAGGCTCCCAGGGCGATCACTTGGTCTGCCACAGTTGCCGTAAAAGGTTCTTCTATGCCTAATAGCTTGCCATAGCGCACCACCCGTCTTAACAAACGGCGCAGGACATAACCCCTACCCACGTTGCTGGCAGTAATGCCGTCCGCCACCATATACACCACCGCCCGCATATGGTCACCCATGACTTTGAAGTGGGTCTTTGTTTTATCATCACTTTTGTGGTAAGGGACTCCCGCAATCTCACTGATTTTGGCAATGATGGGAAAGATGAGGTCAGTTTCGTAATTATTCGGTACACCCTGCAAAACCTGGGCCATCCGTTCCAAACCCATGCCCGTATCAATGTTTTGTTTGGCTAAAGGTGTGAGATTTCCCTCACTATCCCTGTTCAACTCCATGAAGACCAGGTTATATACTTCTAAAAAACGCCGATCGTCTTCTAGGTTAATCTGTTCCCCCGCTTCTGGGTGAAAGTCATAGTAAATTTCGGAACAAGGACCACAGGGACCAGTTGCCCCCGCTGCCCAAAAATTGTCTTCTCCTAAGCGCTGGATGCGGTGCGCAGGGATACCGATTGTATCCCGCCAAATTTTGTAAGCCTCATCATCTTCATAAAACACACTGACAGCTAAACGATCGGGGGGTAACTGAAACACTTCTGTCACCAATTCCCAGCCCCAACTGATAGCTTCCTTCTTGAAATAATCACCGAAGCTAAAATTACCGAGCATCTCAAAGAAAGTATGGTGGCGGGCAGTTTTACCTACGTTCTCAATGTCGTTAGTACGCACACACTTTTGTGCCGTTGTCACTCTGGGGTAGGGCGGTTCTTCTTGGCCTAAAAAAATCGGCTTAAAGGGCAACATCCCCGCGATCGTTAGGAGTACGGTGGGGTCAGAAGGCACTAGGGAAGCACTGGGTAAAACTTGATGTCCCTTTTCTTCATAAAACTTTAGAAATCTTGTCCTAATCTCCGCACCCGTGAACGCCATAGTACCTGCCAACCTCTGGGTGTATATTATATCTGCAGACAGCTAGCCCAGGGGGGAAACTTTTGCGTAGTATAGTGAAGCAGGTCAAACCGATCGTCTATGAAACTCTCCAGTAAAAATCTCCATGAGCGCACGGATGTTCTCTATGATGCCATCGTAGCAGGCGGTGGGGCAGGGGGTCTCTCTGCTGCTATTTATCTGGCGCGTTATGGCTTGAAGTGCCTTGTGATTGAGAAGGGCAGGGGGCGTTCTTTCTGGATGCAGGAATTACGTAACTATTTTGGTGTTGACCCCACTACTCCAGGAAGAAAACTGCAAAAACATGGCATGGAAACCGCCCTCTCCTGGGGAGCGGACTACCTTATGGGGTACGTAGAGGATGTAGCCGATCGGGGTGACCACCTAGAAGTGAAGGTAAAGGTAGGCAAGCAAAACAGTATCTATCCTGTGTTCAAAGCTAAGTACTTGGTAGCAGCTACAGGGATTATTGACATCCTGCCTCAGCTAGAAGACATGCAAAACGTCTATGATTACGCGGGTTACACGCTGCACGTGTGCATGATCTGTGATGGCTTTGACATGTGGGACCAGAAAGCGATCTTGATCGTGGCTAAGGAATCGCAAATAGAGGCAGCTTTTGTCCTTAGTTGGTTCACACCCTACATTACCGTCCTCACCCATGGTCTATTTACGGTCAGTGAGGAGATGAAACAAAAGTTGAAAGAGCATGGCTATCCCCTCATTGAAACCCCGATCGCCCGTTTTTTGGGGGAAAATCACCAGTTGCAGGGGGTAGAGTTTGTTGATGGCACGCGCATTGAATGCACAACGGGGTTGATCAACATGGGATCGAAGTATCACAACCACTATCTCAAGGGTATTCCTGAGTTGACCTGGGACGGGGAGAATCTAGTAACCGATGAATTCTGTCAGACTACTCACCCCCGTATCTTTGCCGTTGGCGATTTGAAAAAAGGATTAAATCAGGTCTCGATCGCTGTTGCCGATGGCACCCTAGCTGCTACCAAGATTTGGCGGAACATTCGCCGCAGTACTCCACCGCGCAAGTGGTTGGAAAATATCCCTGCCTAATTAGTCTGGGGAAATGGTTTTCACTTCTCCTGGTCCCATCCTGTTTTCCTGGGGGGGGTTCACGATCAGGTGGTATGGTTTCCTGATTGCCCTGGCTTTGATTGTGGGGACATGGGTATGTCAGCGGGTAGTGCAGGTGCGGTTTAGTCAGAAGTGGGGGCGGGAGTGGCTAGTGGTTGTTGGTCAGACCAACCTTTGGCGTAACTACTGGTTA
This region of Pseudanabaenaceae cyanobacterium SKYG29 genomic DNA includes:
- a CDS encoding NAD(P)/FAD-dependent oxidoreductase, with product MKLSSKNLHERTDVLYDAIVAGGGAGGLSAAIYLARYGLKCLVIEKGRGRSFWMQELRNYFGVDPTTPGRKLQKHGMETALSWGADYLMGYVEDVADRGDHLEVKVKVGKQNSIYPVFKAKYLVAATGIIDILPQLEDMQNVYDYAGYTLHVCMICDGFDMWDQKAILIVAKESQIEAAFVLSWFTPYITVLTHGLFTVSEEMKQKLKEHGYPLIETPIARFLGENHQLQGVEFVDGTRIECTTGLINMGSKYHNHYLKGIPELTWDGENLVTDEFCQTTHPRIFAVGDLKKGLNQVSIAVADGTLAATKIWRNIRRSTPPRKWLENIPA